The following are encoded together in the Coffea arabica cultivar ET-39 chromosome 1c, Coffea Arabica ET-39 HiFi, whole genome shotgun sequence genome:
- the LOC113694342 gene encoding uncharacterized protein isoform X5, with protein MTLVAGIWVQMTRRGFPFIPTFLVVVALRASKWLFGLYVLSCVVGVFWKELCFPTCILEGRLFRRMWNFKFCNTGFLLMLMSPLYCWNWGARWVLCLKIS; from the exons ATGACTTTGGTTGCTGGAATCTGGGTACAGATGACTCGGAG GGGGTTCCCCTTCATCCCAACCTTTTTAGTTGTGGTTGCTCTAAGAG CTTCTAAATGGTTGTTCGGGTTATATGTCCTCAGCTGTGTAGTAGGCGTTTTTTGGAAGGAGTTATGTTTCCCCACCTGTATACTTGAAGGTCGTCTCTTTAGGCGGATGTGGAATTTCAAGTTTTGCAATACTGG ttttctATTGATGTTGATGTCTCCTCTCTATTGTTGGAACTGGGGTGCAAGATGGGTGTTGTGCTTGAAGATTTCCTAG